A genomic region of Runella rosea contains the following coding sequences:
- a CDS encoding TonB-dependent receptor plug domain-containing protein, whose product MVLMAIAPHLYAQKEQSLCEVTVRGVRPERFMVGQKVQEIDSIQLTRFRYSTLADFLQFQSPVAFKSYGAGQATSIAFRGTSANHTAVLWNGININSPSLGQSDFSTIPVAGFDQMSVQYGSAASCVGTDAVGGSIQLRSVPDFRQKGLQTLAAFRLESSENYTGQAGLRFIQKAGKNWILSGKTLLYGSIFNNYFGTEPRRTRQGESYSFEPTRTTQKGVVQDLYWQHQKGNLFSFNLWLTDNTLTIQPHQVPLREVTRTQAYRVLGSYQIGKTLIRTGFIRDVIDYGKGENLNPSHTEIDRFILRTEHDFSWIQSCDKGTNLKIGAELVHYNARVDGYGDEVKRENRADFYALLRHQFNGKLSASLNLRQAFVTRFSPPFTPSLGVEYTAFTRPRTKISFSGNTSLSYRVPTLNERYWVNLGNPELRPERGFNKEISVILKQRLAEMNQFSASITAFHNLIDDWTYWNPERNYRVENLQQVLSKGLEFAFGLKTKWHKIQLDANLNYGLTDASQQKTYGPYTQDFIGKQLIYVPRHTFGGTLTATHGKASLTVQQQFNSERYSTFDHSGRPFAPYFLLNAVLNYQFQKGNFRSDIALQGNNLSNTVYPNLKKNAMPLRTLSLNVIFYFQSKQPTNES is encoded by the coding sequence ATGGTATTAATGGCTATTGCTCCGCACCTCTACGCCCAAAAAGAGCAAAGCCTCTGCGAAGTAACCGTGCGGGGAGTGCGGCCCGAGCGCTTCATGGTGGGACAAAAAGTGCAGGAAATTGATTCGATCCAACTGACACGCTTTCGTTACAGCACTTTGGCCGACTTCCTCCAGTTTCAAAGTCCAGTGGCGTTCAAAAGTTACGGGGCAGGGCAAGCCACAAGCATTGCTTTTAGGGGAACTTCCGCCAATCATACGGCGGTGCTTTGGAACGGTATAAACATCAATTCGCCGTCGTTGGGGCAAAGTGATTTTTCGACGATTCCCGTGGCGGGCTTCGACCAAATGAGCGTGCAGTACGGGTCGGCGGCAAGCTGCGTAGGTACCGACGCCGTTGGGGGCAGCATTCAGCTACGCTCCGTACCCGATTTTAGGCAAAAAGGGCTTCAAACCTTGGCAGCTTTTAGGCTCGAAAGCTCCGAAAATTATACGGGTCAGGCGGGGTTACGTTTCATTCAGAAAGCAGGGAAGAATTGGATACTTTCGGGCAAAACCCTTTTATACGGCAGTATTTTTAACAACTATTTTGGGACCGAGCCACGACGCACCCGCCAAGGCGAAAGCTATTCGTTTGAACCGACCCGAACTACCCAAAAAGGTGTGGTACAAGACCTGTATTGGCAACATCAAAAAGGCAATCTATTCTCATTTAATCTCTGGCTGACCGACAATACCCTCACCATTCAGCCTCATCAAGTTCCGTTGCGTGAAGTCACCCGTACGCAGGCTTACCGTGTGCTGGGTTCGTACCAGATTGGTAAAACACTGATACGAACGGGCTTCATCCGGGACGTGATTGATTATGGAAAAGGAGAAAATCTGAACCCCAGCCATACCGAAATCGACCGTTTTATTCTCCGTACCGAGCACGATTTTTCGTGGATTCAAAGCTGCGACAAAGGCACTAATCTCAAAATTGGGGCCGAATTGGTGCATTATAATGCCCGGGTGGATGGGTACGGGGATGAGGTAAAACGAGAAAATCGGGCCGATTTTTACGCCTTGCTCCGGCATCAGTTCAACGGCAAACTCAGCGCGTCGCTCAATCTGCGGCAAGCCTTCGTGACCCGATTCAGCCCCCCATTTACCCCGTCGCTGGGGGTCGAGTACACCGCGTTTACGCGTCCGCGTACCAAAATCAGCTTTAGCGGAAATACGTCACTCAGTTACCGCGTACCAACGCTCAATGAGCGTTACTGGGTCAATTTGGGCAACCCCGAACTCCGCCCCGAACGGGGTTTCAACAAAGAAATCAGCGTGATTTTGAAACAACGGCTAGCCGAAATGAATCAATTTTCGGCATCCATTACCGCCTTTCATAATCTCATCGACGATTGGACATATTGGAACCCAGAGCGTAACTATCGGGTCGAAAACCTCCAGCAGGTACTTTCCAAAGGGCTTGAATTTGCGTTTGGCCTAAAAACCAAATGGCATAAAATACAGTTAGACGCCAACCTAAACTACGGTTTGACCGATGCTTCACAACAAAAAACCTACGGGCCATACACCCAAGATTTTATCGGAAAACAACTCATTTACGTGCCACGACACACGTTTGGGGGGACACTTACCGCTACCCACGGCAAAGCCTCACTTACCGTGCAGCAGCAATTTAATTCGGAGCGTTACAGCACTTTTGACCACTCGGGTCGGCCATTTGCCCCCTATTTTTTGCTGAATGCGGTGTTGAATTATCAATTTCAAAAAGGAAATTTTCGCAGCGACATCGCCCTTCAGGGAAACAACCTAAGCAATACGGTATATCCTAATCTCAAGAAAAACGCGATGCCCTTAAGAACACTATCACTCAACGTTATTTTTTATTTTCAATCAAAACAACCCACAAATGAATCGTAA
- a CDS encoding DUF5074 domain-containing protein: protein MNRNYLLITSLLTIGLSACNSTDPEPSQPYDNGVLIINAGNFLDNNGSISLVQRTSTTASYDIFQKENSRTLAGSLSGYAEVNEKGIILVDNSTAGKDGIEIVDARTFKSLTSIPSTEVENPRAVVKATDTKAYITCWDATGDFSNFYKNPGYVAVLDLTTNKLTKKIPVQNGAESILVIGTEAFVGNTGSGMTKITVIDIATDSVKQSIEIGRNPDLVGLDANNKLWLYAGGEMVRLNTQTKTVETRFKITSPNASKSPSSFTLSADKKTIYFTNSFYDAADGYLQKGETYSFSIDAAAVVADKPFINRLFSGGLGVDPQTGVIYAGLVPSFKQAGYVLRYQPNGTLIDSVKAEIAPSTFFFKK, encoded by the coding sequence ATGAATCGTAATTATCTGCTTATTACCAGCCTTTTAACCATTGGTTTGTCTGCCTGCAACTCCACTGACCCCGAGCCGTCTCAACCCTACGACAATGGCGTACTGATCATCAATGCGGGAAATTTTCTGGACAACAACGGGTCTATTTCTTTGGTGCAACGAACTTCTACGACCGCCTCGTATGACATTTTTCAGAAAGAAAATAGTCGTACGCTTGCGGGTAGCCTGAGCGGTTATGCGGAAGTCAACGAAAAAGGCATTATCCTTGTCGATAACTCCACGGCGGGCAAAGACGGCATCGAAATCGTTGACGCCCGAACCTTTAAAAGTCTGACGTCTATTCCATCCACCGAAGTGGAGAACCCACGGGCGGTGGTCAAAGCGACCGATACCAAGGCCTACATTACCTGCTGGGACGCTACGGGTGATTTTTCTAATTTTTACAAAAACCCTGGCTATGTGGCCGTCCTTGATTTGACCACCAACAAATTGACCAAAAAAATCCCCGTCCAAAACGGAGCCGAAAGCATTTTGGTTATTGGCACCGAAGCTTTTGTGGGAAATACGGGAAGCGGAATGACAAAAATTACCGTTATCGACATCGCCACCGATTCCGTTAAACAATCCATCGAGATTGGCCGCAATCCTGACTTGGTGGGTCTTGATGCCAATAATAAACTGTGGCTGTACGCGGGAGGAGAAATGGTACGGCTAAATACCCAAACCAAAACAGTGGAAACCCGTTTTAAAATTACGTCGCCCAATGCGTCAAAATCGCCCAGTTCGTTCACGCTGAGCGCCGACAAAAAAACCATTTATTTCACCAATTCATTCTACGACGCAGCCGATGGCTACCTCCAAAAAGGAGAAACCTACAGCTTCTCCATCGATGCGGCGGCCGTGGTGGCCGACAAACCTTTTATCAATCGGTTATTTTCGGGAGGATTGGGCGTTGACCCGCAAACGGGCGTGATTTATGCCGGTTTGGTGCCCTCTTTCAAACAAGCAGGTTATGTTCTCCGGTATCAACCCAACGGTACGTTGATTGATTCGGTCAAGGCCGAAATTGCACCGAGTACATTTTTCTTTAAAAAATAA